The Lynx canadensis isolate LIC74 chromosome A2, mLynCan4.pri.v2, whole genome shotgun sequence DNA segment agctgaggctgggTGGAGAAatgacttgcttaaggtcacactaGTCATAGCGGACCTGGGATTGGAATGGAGGTTGGTCTGACCCCCATGTTGTCAGCGTGTCTCAGAGCCGGGCTGCCAGACTGGGTAGTTACTACCTGGCCACCGTGCACAGTCACACTATCGTCATCTGGCCCGTGTCAGCATAGGCCCCCTTCTGAGAATGACCGGGGACAGATCCCAGATGGTCTCAGTGGGCTATGGTTCCTGGTGGCAGGGGTCCCATTCAGGCACTCGGCAgtttttttgagcacctactatgcgccCAGAGCCATTCTCTGCCCTAGGAACATAGCAGCAGCGAGCAAGACCAGTCCTGGCCCTTGTAGGGCCTCTCCTGACTCGCAATACAAGGTCTAACTTGTTACCGATGCAAGGCTCGGGCAAGACACTCCCAACCACTGAGTCCACTGGCTTATCTGCAAAGCACGGGGATGGTAACACCTCCCCCACAGGGTTGTAGGTGTGGGAGAGGCCTGGTTTCCCTGGGCATCGCCCAACCGTACTCCTCAACCTGCCCACCCCCAACTCAAATCCAGCTGAAGTCGTTCAGTGACTTGCCCATGGTCTCCCGGGCCGAGTGAGGACCCAACCCAAGCTCTTTCCTGCCCCTTGGGCACGGACTGCTCCTCTGCCAAAGGATCCCACGTTGGCATGGGGCAGAGAAGTCTTAACAGGGCTCCAGGCAACAGATGGGCGGTGAGAAGTGCAGACCCACCCGTCCACTCTGGGCCTGGAGACTAGTCGGGGAAACCAGCTGGGCAGGTGGGACCACCTGTAGAGATGTGGCCACCTGGGCCAGCTCTGGGCTCAAAGGTGAGAGAAGCAGTCTTGGGCGCCATGGACTCTTTGCAGAAATCTGTTTAATGGTTTAGGAATGTGTAGACTCTGGCTCTGCTAAGTTTCCATAAAGGCAACtttcccaagttttaaaaaatagatttgctATAAAGATTTATGTATCATAAATAGGTAACATGAAAAATTCCCAAATGCAAAATGGCATTGCCTTATTGCAATGCTGAGGCCCTCCCTGCAGCCCAACAGTCCAGTCCAGCAGGGCTCAGAAGGTCCTTGAGGCCCCCACCCGTGGCAGCCCTCCTGGGGAAGAGTAACTGAATTCAATATGAATTAGGAGCTTCCTCTAGCTCCATGGCTGCCTGCCGGGGTCTGTGTCCTTAAAGCCCTTTTCTGGAAGGACAGGGACCCTCTGGGCGGCCCCGCTCCTCCTCCCGGGAGTAGAAAACACCAGCCTTCTCCTTCTTCAGCCCACGTCCCATTAGCCCCACCCAGGCCACAGACCGCCCTGTCCCCGGGGACCTGGTAGTGGCCAGAACACTTCCTGGCCCTCtgatccctgcctcctctcctaaTCCCTGGCCTCTGACCTCACCGGCTCCTGCTACTGGGTAATTTATaaacagagggagagataaagcTGTTTCCCTTCAGCCCCAGAAGGCCTGGGCTGTTGCAGGAGGAAACAAAGGTGGGTTGTGTTCTGTCTCACACAACTTCCCCATTTTCTCTTACCCAAATCCGGGTCCCCACGTGAcagaagactgaggcccaggaggTAGTGAGGCTCCTGCCTGATGCCTCACTACAGGCAGCCCACCAGCGTGGGGCCCTGAGCACTAGCATTCGTGCCTGTGACTGAAACCCGGAAATGGTCTCTGTTCGAGGCTGCAGGAAATGGCTTCTGcccaggaagaggggaagaaggaactCAATCTCGCCAGAGGGTACTATGGGCAAAGGACTAGCTTGGGGTGGGGCCAGTGCTCAGAGGCGTCCAGCTGGGTCATTTGTGGGACTCTGAATGACACGGATAAAAAGGCTGggtaagtgggggtgggggagggcaggaagggcgCGGCCTGCATAAAGGGTCCTCCTGGGGGACAAGGTGCTGGGAGAAGCCAGGGCACAGCTGTGGAGGCCTTGGACACCTAGATTGAGTATGGGCCATATCCCAAGggccccaggcaccctggaatggggagggggcagcagcaTCAGTTGTGACCTTCTACAAATGCCACTCTGACTGCGGCACGAGGGCGGCTTGGGCTGCACAGGCTAGAGGCCCAGGGGACAAAGAGGTCCATGAGATGTCCAGGGGATCCTGGGGCCCATCcagagcaggggcggggtgggggggggggaagtatgGAGGCGGGATCCCAGcactgtggtggggaggggagagggagggtccCGGCTAGACCCTATTGGCTGTGGTGCCTGAAGGAGGGATGGCCAGAGACCAATCAGCCCACGTTTCAGACACCTCGGGACTctgaagggagaagagaatcgTGTTGGGGGGTGTTGCTGGGTGAGCCAAGAGGCTGCCAGTGAGGAAACCTCCCTGGTCCAGGCTGGGCCagctgctccctgccccctctcagcCAGGCCCTTGCAAAGTTTCAGGTCTCCATCCCAGGGgtctggaggaggaaggagatggCTCATAGAGAGGAAATGAAAGGTCTCCCCACCTTGCCAAAGCCATCCCAGcactgaggcagaggaggggcagcaggTAACAACGGCAAGGGCCCGCACCTATGCTCAGCTGGAACTGTGGCTGCAAGTCAACAATGGGGGTGCAGGCCCAGACCTGTGCTCCAAGATCCCCCGCGTTCCCGCCACCGCCCCCCAAAGCAGCAGGCCTCTGGAAGGTCAGGCTTCATGAGATCGCTCTTCCAGCTTGGGCCCTGGTAGACAGCTTAGCTCTGCCCCAAGATCAGCCCTTAGAGGCCATGGTCTGAATGTATCTCAGTGACAGGCACTTTCTACTTTGGAGGAAGAGCCCAGGCACTGCAATGGAGGGGCCTGGCAGACACCAGCTCTCCCTGCCAGCAGCTGGGCCCCAGGCCCCGCTCACCCCATCTCACTGACAAGGCCACTGAGGAAGGAAGCCAAGTGGCCTTCTTGCTCCCAGCTCCCACCCCACCACGGCCACCAGTGGGCCCGCTGCCCTCAGCACAGGACCCTGCTCAGCAGCTCTTGGCCCAACCAGGCCAACATCCTTCCCTTCCAGAACCGGGCTCAGACATGCCTGCCTGAAACGGAGTCATCAGCCCTGCTGGTCTCGGTCTCAGCCAGGGAAGCCTTCCATGCCCAAGCCCACAGAATGCCGTGGGTCTGGCTTCTCACTCTGCGGTCAGGCCTGCCTATGAGAAGGGGTGGGACGGTGCAGACCAAAGTGCAGGAAGTGGAAGGCAAGGGAAGTCGGCTGGAGCACCGCCTGGGCCCCGCAAGGCTCTGGGCTGCACCTCCACGATGTGACCTTGCCCACGGCTCTGACAGCAGTTTATTTCCCGGGGCCCTCCACTGAGGGGCCCTAAGGGGCTAGACTGGGCTGACATAGGGGGTCCGGGTGGTAAAGGGAGATCACTGCCTCCCCCAGCTCAATCCCTGTGACCCTCTGAGCTACCCGCCGAGTGCAGCCCCAGTGGTCCCAGCCCCCACCCGCCTTCTAACCTCAGCACCCTGCACACGTTGAGGCTGGTAAGGCCCAGGATAGAAGAGCCGGACCCAGGACTGCCGGGGCATCGCCTTTTTGGTTTGAGAAACCAGAAGCTAGACTGGAAGCAGTTAGGGAGCTGTCACTCTGAACGTGGCAGGAAgggcttctgcacagctaagacTAAGTGCCCTGAGGGTCCCTCTCAGACCGTAGCCTCAGGGATGCAAGCGTTTACTTTTCCCTTAAGTGTCCACATTCCCACCTcattcccccaacccccaagttCTGAGAGTCAGTGCTGAAGGAATCAGCTGGTTTTGCAACCTGAGTGGCCACACTTTGGGCCCCAGGCCAGCAGACGGTCCCCGCTGGGCTGTGGGCCATGACCCCATACTTGTGCAGACGAAAACAAGAAGCTACACGGAAAACCAGAAAACTTGAGAGGTCTTGCTAAGGCAGCAGGCCAAGCCCCAAGCTGTCTGTGAGCTTCGAGCTGGcagtgaagaaaggaaggaagttccCGTCCTGGAAGGAGCTGGGGCTTCCCTGGGGCTGTGCTCAGGAACCGAGTCTGCTGGGCGGGTTGCTCTCACTCGGTACAGAGGCCCTGGAGTGACCTGAAAGAACCCAAGGCACCAGCCACACCCCTGCCGCCTCAGCTGCAGCAAGACTCAAGGTGTGAAATGGTCAGACCCAGTACGTGTGCAGCAAGGGAGGCACatcccagcccctctcctgctgggaTCCACACCGGCAGGCCTGGGCCAGTCCTGGACTGTGAAGAACACAGAGGGGACGGCCACTGGCTGGCAGGTGGGGCCCCACGCCCCACAGGCCAACAGGTCTCCCTCAGAAGGTACCCCACTGCTTCCTTCATCGAGGGTAGCTTTCCCATCAAGCACCCAGGCCACGGAATGGAGAATTCCAGGGCTTTATCCAGCTGCTCTAGGGTCACCGGCACCGTGGAGGGCCAGCTCTGGAGGGGTGGGCCTGgcaggccagagagaggaggtggggaggaccctgcctgcctgccctgcACCCCGGTCAGCAGCCGCAGCCCCAGCTCTCTCCGACGTCCTTGCTATCCAGCTGGATGTGGTCGGTGCCCTTCTCACTGAGCAGAGGGCCACCGTGCCGCATGACCAGCTCCGTGGCCACCCTCACGAAGGCCTCCTCCACGTTGCTCGAGTCCTTGGCCGACGTCTCGATGGCACACAGGATGTCATAGTGctctgccaggctctgtgcctcgGCCAGCGGGACCTCCCGGAGCTCGCCGAGGTCCGACTTGTTCCCTGTAGGGAAAGGCCAGGTGCAGCTTGGTGAGGCCCACGGGTGCCAGCCCGCCCTGTCCCACCCGGCGGGGCCAAGCTGAGACACGTCAAGCCGCCCACCGCGCTCGGCCAGCCACCAACGAATACCTTCTGGTGTGGCCCTCCATctttttgggggaagaaaaaagaccttcttttattttaaggctCTTAGTCCAGCCTTTAGTccctccttttgtttctcttttttatctttgccAGAGGCTGGTGTCTTTTATGGCTTCTTCCTGACACATCGGAGCACTCAACTTTGGTGAAAAGAACCTTAGAGCTGCAGGAAACTTCAGCTCCTTTTCGCCTGCTGCGTGACCCTTGGGGAAGTCACTTCATCCCTGGgtctcggtttccccatctgtgatgCCACCTTCAGCACAGGAGGGATCAGATGATACAGTGAACCTGAAAGCAACGGGCACTTGGCAGACGCTCCCTACAAGGGGACGCCAACAAGGAAGTCTCGCACTGCCAATTGTTTCCTTGGCTACAATTTCGTTATGCTTATTATTTAGGCTCTCCTATTCTCATCTGGAATTCTTTCATTGCCTGGAAGATGGGGACTTTGATTATTTTGCTTTGCTGATAGTAAGAGCACAGCCTACCGCCTGACCTGAGAGCGCACCTCTGGTTGCTCCTACAAGGTGTCAGCTGTGTCATTATGTTCTAAATAATCTGGTCAACTGCTCCTTGACCCAATttctagaagaatttttttttaagtctctaagCAGTTGACTTTTGTAATGTGGTTATAGGGAGaacacaaaaaaaaagataaccgcggggcccctgggtggctcagtcggttgagcgtccgacttcggctcaggtcatgatctcacagtccatgggtttgagccccgcatcgggctctgtgctgacagctcagtgtccggggcctgcttcgggttctgtgtctccctctctctctgctcctcccccactcatgctctgtctctcaaaaatgaataaacattaaaaaaaaatagataaccaCCTATAAAAATCAAGACTGTCTTCGGTAACCTTAAATGCTACAGCAACTAATTTCAATGTGTGGAACTCGTTTGGATCCTGATttcaacaaaaagaagaaaaacaagtacaTGTGATATTTATTAGCAATTATAAATCTGAGCACTCATCAGCCATTtgattatattaagaaaatatcaatatggggggggtgcctaggtggctcagttgattaagcatctgactcttgattttggctcaggtcatgatcttgtggttcgtgagttcgaatcctgcattgggctctgggctgacagtacagagcctttttgggcttctctctctctccctctctctctgcccctcccctgctctctctctcaaaaaataaactacataataataataagaagaagaaaatatcaatattttgtGGATGTGAAAATGGTACTGTTATGTACTTTTTATTAAAGTGTTTGTACCTTTTATAGATTTATGCTGGAATATTGATAAATGAAATAGTTTGGTGTTGGGATTTGTTCCAAAGTAAgacaagggaggggaagggatgagGGTAGAGAGGAAACTGGCCATGAATGGCTCATTGCTGAAGCTGGGTACTGGGTATGTGGGGTTCAGTGCACTATTCTATTTTTATACTTGTATAAAATGCTCTATgatagaatgttttattttattttttattttttttaacgtttattcattttggagagacagagacacagaatgtgagtgggggaagggcagagagagaaggagacacagactcccaagcaggctccaggctctgagccatcagcacagagccctaggcgggGCTTAaaccctcgaactgtgagatcatgacctgagccaaagttggatgcttaaccgactgagccccccaggagccccagaatgttttattttgaatgttctGGATAAAAGGGAAGTGTCAGGCCGGGTAAGGAGAACCCCATTCCTGGTGGGGGAGCCCAGCTCCATTGAGCGCTCCCATATCCGAGGCCAGACAGGGAACCAAGCACCGCCCTTTCCCCAGGTGGAGCTATGTGCAGCCCCATCTGTACAATCTCATCTTAGAAGAATCTGCCTCTAAAAAACGAGaacaaaattggggcgcctgggtggctcagtcggttaagcgtccagctcttcacttcggctcaggtcatgatctcatggtttgtgggttcaaaccccgcatcgggctctttgctgacagtgcggagcctgctggcaattctcactctctccctttctctctgcccctcctccacttgtgcgtgcaggtgtgctctctctctctctctcaaaataaaatttaagattctctctctctaaataaataagtagataaacttaaaaaaattaagattctctctctccctctgcccctccccggttgtgtgcatgtgcgtgtgctctctcactctctctctctctctctctctcaaaaaaaaaaaaaaagaaaaaaaaaaggaagaagaatctgCCTGACTGTTGGAATGAGGACCCTGGGGACCACAGAAATGGTCCAAAGCGCTTGAGCCCAGGTCTGGGGAGTTTATgtaggaggaaaagggaaaatggaagtaAGAGCCTCTCTCTGCAACAGTGGTTCTCAGTGTGGGGTCTCTGGGCCGCCAACATGGACGTCACCTgcgtcacctgggaacttgtgagAAATGCACATTCATGGGCCCCACCCAGCCCTCCTGAGTCAGACCCGACGCCTGGCATCTGTGCTTTAACAAACCTTCGGAGCGCAAAGGTTTGAGAAGCGCTGCTCTGCGGTGTGGGGGGACAGCATGTCACCAAGGCACCACCAGCAGGACCCCAGTTTCGGATCTATAGGCTCACAGGGTGCGCAAACTGGGACAAGTTACTCCACTTTTCTGAGCTTCGGCTCTAGCCCTGCCAAACCAGGAGGAGCCAGTAGCCAAGGTTATGGGAACTGAATCCAGAGACACACGTGAAGGTTTAACCAGGGCTGACCATGGTGGGGATATGCGGGAAGTAAAAAGCAAATGTTCGCTCCTTTCTCCCTAGCCCTCCAATTCCAGTTTTGAATATGACTTTGTAAGTGACTGGCAGGATCAGAATTTGCAAGATCACCGTTCAAGCTCAGCCTCTCTCTGCACTCCACCTGCCCtttgtttaaaaaggagaaagatgaggggcccctgggtggctcagtcggttaagcgtccaacttcggctcaggtcatgatctcacaggtccgtgggttcgagccccgtgttgggctctgtgctgacagctcggagcctggaggctgcttcagattctgtgtctccttctctctctgcccctcccccattcgtgctctgtttctttctctctcaaaaataaataaacattaaaaacaattttttttttaaaggagaaagacaCTAAGACGGAGAGACAGAACCGTGGCCCCAAGGAACCCTGCTGGCCCTGGCCCTGTTCCCCTCAGCTCACCGATCAGCAGCTGCACAATGTTGGAGCCCGCATACTTCCTCACGTCCTCGATCCAGTGAGGCACGGACAGAAAGGTGCTCCTCTTGGTGATGTCGTAAGCCAGGATGGCCCCGTTGGCACTGCGGTAATAGCTCTGGGTGATGGTGCGGAATCGCTCCTGGCCAGCTGTGTCCCAGATCTGCAGCTAAAGAAATAGGGGGCCTCCCGTGAACCTGGTGGTGTGGCGAAGCACGGGGGATAGGGAGGGCAATCCCACAGACCCATGCCCAAAGCGCTGGTTCCACTGGGCAGGCCACCAGCCCACACCTTGGCGGGAATCATGCAAGAGGGGCTAGAAGGTGGACAGAGAAGACCCCTGATCCCTTACAAGACAACTCAGTGGCCCAGCTTTGAGGGGGGCAGGAGGATGCAAAGGAAGGTGGGGAGCCCTCACCTCTGCTCTCTAGAGTGCCCAGGGCTCCCCTAaggctgggctctctgctgttgggaCACTGAACCAGAAGAGCTCCAGCAGCTCACGGTCCGGCGAGCTGGTTCTGGTATGCTATGATGCTGGCTGTGTGTGCATGTCCtgtgccttcccctctctgggcccgtAAACACACTACTACACCCAGCCACGTGGAAAGCTCCTCCAGCATTAGGGTTCTCTACTTCTGCCTCAGTGATGCCTGGTGGCAGTGACGGCCTGGGGGAAGCAGTGGATGGAGTCCTCTGGCGGGGCCTTTATCACCTGCTGGCCCAGCTTGGCCAAAGGCAAGGAACTTGGGGTCTTTCCTTGCCCATGTTTTCACTTAACTAACACCCATCAGTGCCCACTGCCAAGCCTTCCTGCACCCTGGCCATGGACAAGAGGTGCCTGTGTACCGGGAGCTTCCCTAGTTTCTGGAGAAGCAATAGTCTGGCATTCCCAGatagggcagggggagggcctgAACCCGGGGTAGACCTTGGACCTTCACTGTGCCAGGGCTGGGAGGCTGTGCACTCTGGGTGGAGGTCACCAGCTCTGCAACTGGGAGAGATGGACTGCAGGCAGGCATCTGAGGAGGCAGATGGCAGGGCTCTTGGGGGCTCAGGACTTGCCTTCTCTGCTCCACAGATCACAGGTTCTTGGGGCTCTCTGAAGATGAACACGAGCCTTGGGTCTCCACCAAGCTCTGGGTCCATCCATTTTCCTTTGCTGCACAAGCATTCTGGGGGCCTCTTTATCTAGTTCTAAACGTATTGGGAGGCCCCCTAGTCCATCCGGGGTAGGGAAAAACCCCAGAGGCCTCAGACTgttcctgagggcagggcttCAGGCCCTGGTACCATGGAGGTGAGCACCTCTTCCCTCGGCCCCACAGAGAGAAGTTCAAGAGTTAACAAACTCAGCCACAACATGCCAAATGAGACCCTCCTGTCCCAAGACCTCCTATTTACTCAACTATGAAAGGTTCCAAGGAAATCAGGTATCTGCTTGCTTACgcatgatggggggggggggggggggggaagcgaaAGGCATGAAGTCTGGCAATACACAAATCTGGAATCCAGTTGACCAAGAAACTCATCCCCATACCCCAGAGAGAGCGCATGACacaaaagacaaaggacaaacacagaaaaaaaaagtgacctggATGAAACAAAAGCTAGGCAGAAGCAAATTTTtgtttatcaaaaacaaacatcGGTATTTTCAGAGATAGGAAAAGATCCACAAAACAATAatagaatactattttttttaagttgtgggagtattcagggaaaaaaaagagcttttgactattaaaaatatatcagtgaaAAATACAACCTAAGGGCTGGAAGATAAAGTTGAAGAAATCcctccaaaataaagaaatacaaagaaataagaagaaataagaagagTAAGAGGGCAAAAACTGTAGAGCCAGCCTAAGAGGTCTAATATCGGGATAGTAAgcatttcagaaggaaaagaacagtggggcgcctggtggctcagtccgttgagcattggactttggctcaggtcatgatctcatggtttgagtttgagccccgtgtcgggctctgtgctaagccctcagagcctggagcctgctccggattctgtgtctccttctctctctgctcctcccctgctcatgctcggtctctctctcaaaaataaacgttaaaaaattaaaaaaaaaaaaaagactgaaaaaaaaagaaaaagaacagtaaaatcaaggggaggaaatcaaagaaagactTCAAGAAAACTCCCTCTGAGAGTTTAAAGGGCCCACTGAACATAACAcacaatggaagaaaacagaCTCCCCCCCAACACACTGTGTGAGAATTCCACAATGGGGTAGGGGAAAGTGctaaaagcttccagaaagaaaaaaaagaaagaaaagaaaacaggtattAAGGTTAAAGTTTCATAAAAATCCATATGGCATTAGATATCCAATGAAAAATGcctaggggtgccagggtggcttagtccgttaagcgtccgacttcagctcaggtcatgatctcatggttcacgggttcaagccccacgtcaggctctgtgctgacggctcggagcctggagcctgcctcggattctgtgtctccccctctctctgcccctccctgttcacgctctatctctgtctctctcaaaaataaacagtaaaaaaattattgtttcttGTAATTTCCTTATAAGACAACTGACCAGAAAACGATAAATAAGGACTGTAAAGTGGGATTTCTAAtgtgtaagaaataaaaaagtaggaCAATAACAGCAgacacaaaaaaggaaagcagataCATGAAATCATCCTGTTGTAAGGTGACTACACTTGTGCGGTGTCAGATGTGAAGTGAAAAATGAGAAGGGTTCAGTGCCAGTTCTAACATATGAAGTGATACAAAACTGTACAGAGACTTTATAAGTTAAGGACGCCCTAACTTATCATTGGCCCTATATCAACTAGTAAGAGAAACAGCAAGTCAGTAGAGGAAATaaactggtattttaaaaaaaaattttttttttttaatttattttgagagagagagggaggtgtgcaagcaggggaggggcagagagagagggagagcgagaatcccaagcaggctctgtgctgtcagcatagagc contains these protein-coding regions:
- the RAB43 gene encoding ras-related protein Rab-43, producing the protein MAGPGPGQGDPDEQYDFLFKLVLVGDASVGKTCVVQRFKTGAFSERQGSTIGVDFTMKTLEVQGKRVKLQIWDTAGQERFRTITQSYYRSANGAILAYDITKRSTFLSVPHWIEDVRKYAGSNIVQLLIGNKSDLGELREVPLAEAQSLAEHYDILCAIETSAKDSSNVEEAFVRVATELVMRHGGPLLSEKGTDHIQLDSKDVGESWGCGC